The proteins below come from a single Miscanthus floridulus cultivar M001 chromosome 1, ASM1932011v1, whole genome shotgun sequence genomic window:
- the LOC136540202 gene encoding beta-amylase 3, chloroplastic-like has translation MALTLRSWTSFLSPVDPTSKLLHKPADEAPPCCVAVPPAAPSRRPRALRAAAATATAPSPAAATDRAPAEALHGGGGAGQQHGLPRGGVPVYVMLPLDTVGPGGQLSRQRAVAASLMALRGAGVEGVMVDVWWGVVERDGPGRYDWEAYAELVRMVERAGLRLQAVMSFHQCGGNVGDTCNIPLPPWVLEEMSSNPDIVYTDRSGRRNPEYISLGCDSLPVLKGRTPIQVYTDYMRSFRERFRDYLGNVIAEIQVGMGPCGELRYPSYPEANGTWRFPGIGEFQCYDKYMQASLEAAAVAAGHEEWGRGGPHDAGEYKQMPDDTGFFRRDGTWSTEYGHFFLEWYSGMLLEHGDRVLAAAEAMFGGTGATLSAKVAGIHWHYRTRSHAAELTAGYYNTRFRDGYAPIARMLAKRGAVLNFTCMEMKDEQQPQHASCSPELLVQQVKAAASKAGVELAGENALERYDEAAFSQVTSTARGAGLAAFTYLRMNKTLFDGDNWRQFMSFVRAMADGSARPALPRCDTGHSDLYVGFVDAAKGRKAPEAEGAATAAAL, from the exons ATGGCTCTCACGCTGCGTTCCTGGACATCGTTCCTGTCGCCCGTGGACCCCACCTCCAAGCTCCTCCACAAGCCCGCCGACGAGGCGCCGCCGTGCTGCGTCGCGGTGCCCCCTGCCGCGCCCAGCCGCAGGCCGCGCGCGCTCAGGGCGgccgcggccacggccacggcgccctcaccggcggcggcgacggaccGCGCGCCGGCGGAGGCgctgcacggcggcggcggcgcgggccagCAGCacgggctgccgcgcggcggggtGCCGGTGTACGTGATGCTGCCGCTGGACACGGTGGGACCCGGCGGCCAGCTGTCGCGGCAGCGCGCCGTGGCGGCCAGTCTGATGGCGCTGCGGGGCGCCGGGGTGGAGGGCGTCATGGTGGACGTGTGGTGGGGCGTCGTGGAGCGGGACGGCCCGGGGCGCTACGACTGGGAGGCCTACGCCGAGCTCGTGCGCATGGTGGAGCGCGCCGGACTCCGACTCCAGGCCGTCATGTCCTTCCACCAGTGCGGGGGCAACGTCGGCGACACCTGCAA CATCCCGTTGCCGCCATGGGTGCTGGAGGAGATGAGCAGCAACCCGGACATCGTGTACACGGACAGGTCCGGTCGCCGGAACCCTGAGTACATCTCTCTCGGCTGCGACTCACTGCCGGTGCTCAAGGGCCGGACCCCCATCCAGGTCTACACCGACTACATGCGCAGCTTCCGCGAGAGGTTCCGTGACTACCTCGGCAATGTCATCGCG GAGATCCAAGTGGGCATGGGTCCTTGTGGAGAGCTGAGGTATCCTTCATACCCTGAGGCCAACGGAACATGGCGTTTCCCGGGCATTGGCGAGTTCCAATGCTATGACAAG TACATGCAGGCATCGCTGGAAGCCGCAGCCGTGGCGGCGGGCCACGAGGAGTGGGGGAGGGGCGGACCGCACGACGCCGGGGAGTACAAGCAGATGCCCGACGACACAGGCTTCTTCCGGCGCGACGGCACGTGGAGCACCGAGTACGGGCATTTCTTCCTGGAGTGGTACTCGGGCATGCTCCTGGAGCACGGTGACCGCGTCCTGGCCGCGGCCGAGGCCATGTTCGGCGGCACGGGCGCAACGCTCTCCGCCAAGGTCGCTGGCATCCACTGGCACTACCGGACCCGGTCCCACGCCGCGGAGCTCACGGCCGGGTACTATAACACGCGGTTCCGCGACGGGTACGCGCCGATCGCGCGCATGCTGGCCAAGCGCGGCGCCGTGCTCAACTTCACATGCATGGAGATGAAGGacgagcagcagccgcagcacgcCAGCTGCTCCCCCGAGCTGCTGGTGCAGCAGGTCAAGGCCGCGGCCAGCAAAGCCGGGGTGGAGCTCGCCGGCGAGAACGCGCTGGAGCGGTACGACGAGGCGGCGTTCTCGCAGGTGACGTCGACGGCGCGAGGCGCGGGCCTGGCCGCGTTCACGTACCTGCGCATGAACAAGACGCTCTTCGACGGCGACAACTGGCGGCAGTTCATGTCCTTCGTCAGGGCCATGGCCGACGGCAGCGCAAGGCCGGCGCTGCCGCGGTGCGACACGGGGCACTCGGACCTGTACGTCGGGTTCGTCGACGCCGCCAAGGGGAGGAAGGCGCCGGAGGCCGagggcgccgccaccgccgcggcaCTGTAG
- the LOC136462629 gene encoding probable CCR4-associated factor 1 homolog 9 produces the protein CRCSRRRSPSRPVHEVWADNFHDVEAAIGYFAAHARCVAVDVHYPGVVHGGADHHDFVSLTAEQRYATVKANVDALKPLQLGLAVFTDAGKIAAWEFNLSDFDPAVDPHAVSSVYLRGRGLKCDELRLRGIPVAKLTRALRLISRPGVSWVTHTGAYHVAYLMKIVNGGNQLPSDIAGFLAAVRRSLGEDVYDVATMAPDCRDMPAGLEGIASRLGVAPPLPMHPLAGAGSVLALGAFMKLRFRVFRGNVTRYRGVLQGLQAA, from the coding sequence TGCCGCTGCAGCCGGCGCCGTTCGCCGTCCCGGCCTGTACACGAGGTCTGGGCCGACAACTTCCACGACGTGGAGGCCGCCATAGGCTACTTCGCGGCGCACGCACGCTGCGTCGCGGTGGACGTGCACTACCCCGGCGTTGTCCACGGCGGCGCCGACCATCACGACTTTGTTTCGCTCACCGCGGAGCAGCGGTACGCCACGGTGAAGGCAAACGTGGACGCCCTCAAGCCGCTACAGCTCGGGCTCGCCGTCTTCACCGACGCCGGAAAGATCGCGGCGTGGGAGTTTAACCTATCCGACTTCGACCCAGCCGTCGACCCCCACGCCGTGAGTTCTGTTTACCTCAGAGGGCGCGGCCTCAAGTGCGACGAGCTCCGCCTGCGCGGCATCCCCGTGGCGAAGCTTACCAGGGCGCTCCGTTTGATAAGCCGGCCAGGGGTGTCGTGGGTCACACACACCGGAGCCTACCATGTCGCGTACCTGATGAAGATCGTCAACGGCGGCAACCAACTTCCCAGCGACATAGCCGGATTCCTGGCCGCCGTGCGGCGGTctcttggcgaggacgtctacgATGTGGCCACGATGGCGCCTGACTGCCGAGACATGCCGGCGGGGCTTGAAGGCATTGCAAGCAGGCTCGGGgtggcgccgccgctgccgatgCACCCGCTCGCTGGCGCCGGCAGCGTGCTCGCTCTTGGAGCCTTCATGAAACTCCGATTTCGCGTGTTCCGAGGTAACGTTACCAGATACAGAGGCGTTCTCCAAGGACTGCAGGCTGCCTAA
- the LOC136540210 gene encoding metacaspase-1 — MLMLIDCSGCRTPLQLPHGAPCIRCAICGAITHVAPAPPADPNRGAVQPAPGWGPPPPPVHGRKRAVVCGISYRYSRRELKGCINDAKCMRHLLMTRFNFPDDSIIMLNEEQTDPYKIPTKHNIRMAMYWLVQGCQPGDSLVFHYSGHGAQQRNYSGDEVDGFDETLCPLDFETQGMIVDDEINTALVRPLPHGVKLHALIDACHSGTALDLPYLCRMNRSGQYVWEDHRPRSGVWKGTSGGEAISFSGCDDDQTSADTSALSKITSTGAMTFCFIQAIERGQGTTYGSILNSMRSTIRNTGDSAGVGGGAVTSLITMLLTGGSLSAGVQEPQLTACEPFDVYAKPFSL, encoded by the exons ATGCTGATGCTGATCGACTGCTCGGGGTGCCGTACCCCGCTGCAGCTGCCGCACGGGGCTCCCTGCATCCGATGCGCCATCTGTGGGGCCATCACGCACGTGGCCCCCGCCCCTCCCGCCGACCCCAACCGCGGCGCCGTACAGCCGGCGCCGGGGtgggggccgccgccgccgccggtgcacGGGCGGAAGCGCGCCGTGGTGTGCGGGATCTCGTATCGGTACTCGCGGCGTGAGCTGAAGGGCTGCATCAACGACGCCAAGTGCATGCGCCACCTGCTCATGACGCGCTTCAACTTCCCCGACGACTCCATCATCATGCTCAACG AAGAACAAACCGACCCCTACAAAATCCCAACAAAGCATAACATAAGGATGGCCATGTATTGGCTTGTGCAAGGTTGTCAACCTGGAGACTCATTGGTGTTCCATTATTCTGGGCATGGAGCACAACAAAGAAACTACAGTGGAGATGAGGTTGATGGGTTCGATGAAACCCTCTGCCCATTGGATTTTGAGACACAGGGAATGATTGTGGATGATGAGATAAATACAGCACTAGTTAGACCACTTCCTCATGGAGTTAAACTTCATGCACTCATTGATGCTTGTCATAGTGGGACTGCACTTGATTTGCCTTACCTCTGCAGAATGAACAG GAGTGGGCAATATGTATGGGAAGATCACCGACCACGATCTGGTGTCTGGAAAGGCACTAGTGGTGGGGAGGCTATTTCATTTAGTGGTTGTGATGATGATCAGACCTCTGCAGATACCTCT GCTTTGTCAAAGATCACTTCGACTGGTGCAATGACATTCTGCTTCATCCAAGCTATTGAACGTGGACAGGGCACCACCTACGGTAGTATCCTGAACTCCATGCGTTCGACAATACGCAACACAGGTGACTCAGCGGGTGTAGGTGGCGGTGCTGTTACATCACTAATTACAATGCTTCTTACTGGAGGGAGCCTTTCTGCTGGTGTACAG GAGCCACAACTGACGGCGTGCGAGCCATTTGATGTCTATGCAAAGCCCTTCTCCCTATGA